Proteins from a genomic interval of Gossypium hirsutum isolate 1008001.06 chromosome A09, Gossypium_hirsutum_v2.1, whole genome shotgun sequence:
- the LOC107889401 gene encoding leucine-rich repeat receptor-like tyrosine-protein kinase PXC3: MAYLYLSFLLVWFLSKSFLGEAQLNDQATLLAIKEDLGGVAGWGDNETDSCRWEGIRCGLNHSLVERLDLSRRMLRGNVTLISNLKALKELDLSFNNFHGRIPSAFGNLSELEYLDLSSNKFEGSIPVELGGLRNLRSLNLSNNLLVGEIPQELEMLAKLQDFHISSNRLNGSIPHWVGRLTDLRVFTAYENQLVGKIPDNLGLVSELVLLNLHSNQLDGSIPKSIFAMGKLEILVLTQNGLTGELPEEVGNCRGLSSVRIGNNKLVGTIPRTIGNDTSLTYFEADNNNLSGEIVSEFALCTNLTLLNLAYNGFTGIIPPEIGQLMNLQELILSGNSLSGDIPRSILECKNLNKLDLSENQFNGTIPNKICNMTRLQYLLLDQNSFKGEIPHEIGNCVKLLQLQLGNNFFTGSIPPEIGHIRNLQIALNLSFNRLHGQLPSELGKLDKLVSLDVSSNRLTGNIPPALKGMLSLIEVNFSNNFLTGPIPTFVPFQKSPDSSFQANKGLCGEPLSFTCANSDSADYHHTVSYRIILAVIGSGLAVFVSVSVVVVLFMMRERQEKAARSVEIEDEGTSDQPTIIAGTVFVENLRQAVDLDAVVKATLKDSNKINNGTFSTSYKAVMPSGLVLSVKRLKSMDRTIVHHQNKMIRELERLSKLCHDNLVHPIGFVIYEDVALLLHHYLPNGTLAQLLHESSKQSEYQPDWPRRLSIAIGVAEGLAFLHHVAVIHLDISSSNVLLDADFKPLVGEIEISKLLDPSKGTASISAVAGSFGYIPPEYAYTMQVTAPGNVYSYGVVLLEILTTRLPVDEDFGEGVDLVKWVHGARARGETPEQILDARLSTVSFGWRREMLAALKVALLCTDTTPAKRPKMKKVVEMLQEIRQN; this comes from the exons ATGGCATATTTGTACTTGTCATTTTTGCTTGTTTGGTTTCTATCGAAATCATTTCTTGGGGAGGCTCAGCTCAATGACCAAGCTACATTGTTAGCCATTAAGGAAGACCTTGGGGGTGTAGCAGGTTGGGGTGATAACGAAACAGATTCCTGCCGCTGGGAAGGTATTCGTTGTGGCTTGAACCATTCCCTTGTTGAAAGACTGGATCTTTCTAGGCGTATGCTTAGAGGTAATGTTACTCTCATCTCTAATCTTAAAGCATTGAAGGAGCTCGACCTTTCTTTTAATAACTTCCATGGACGGATTCCTTCAGCTTTTGGGAATTTATCTGAGCTTGAATATCTGGATCTGTCATCGAATAAGTTTGAAGGTTCTATTCCAGTGGAGTTGGGTGGCCTTAGAAACCTTAGATCATTGAACTTGTCAAACAACTTGCTTGTAGGAGAGATACCTCAAGAACTTGAGATGCTAGCAAAGTTGCAGGATTTTCACATTTCTAGCAATAGATTGAATGGTTCTATTCCCCATTGGGTTGGCCGTTTGACCGATTTGAGAGTTTTTACAGCCTATGAGAACCAGTTAGTTGGTAAGATTCCTGATAATCTAGGTTTGGTTTCTGAACTGGTGTTGCTAAACCTTCATTCAAACCAGCTTGATGGGTCAATACCAAAAAGCATATTTGCCATGgggaagcttgaaattttggtTCTCACCCAGAATGGACTTACTGGTGAGCTTCCTGAAGAAGTTGGTAATTGCAGAGGCCTTTCTAGTGTTCGTATTGGGAATAATAAACTTGTTGGCACCATTCCCAGGACCATTGGAAATGACACTAGCCTCACATACTTTGAGGCAGATAACAACAACCTCTCTGGTGAAATTGTCTCGGAGTTTGCGCTGTGTACTAATCTTACACTCCTAAACTTGGCCTACAATGGATTTACAGGAATAATTCCGCCGGAGATTGGACAACTTATGAATCTTCAAGAGTTGATTCTTTCTGGAAACAGTCTGTCTGGGGATATTCCGAGATCAATTCTGGAGTGCAAGAATCTTAACAAGCTTGATTTAAGCGAGAACCAGTTTAATGGTACCATACcaaataaaatttgtaatatgACAAGATTGCAATACTTGCTCTTGGATCAGAATTCATTCAAAGGGGAAATACCTCATGAGATTGGGAATTGTGTGAAACTGCTTCAATTGCAGCTTGGCAATAACTTTTTCACTGGAAGTATTCCTCCTGAGATCGGTCATATTCGCAACTTGCAGATAGCTCTAAATTTGAGCTTCAATCGTCTCCATGGTCAATTGCCATCGGAATTAGGGAAACTAGATAAGTTGGTCTCTCTGGATGTCTCCAGTAATCGGCTTACTGGTAATATTCCACCGGCACTTAAAGGCATGTTGAGCTTGATAGAGGTCAacttctcaaataattttctcactgGTCCGATCCCGACATTCGTACCATTCCAGAAGAGTCCGGATTCAAGCTTTCAAGCAAATAAAGGGCTCTGTGGGGAGCCATTGAGCTTCACATGTGCAAACTCTGATTCCGCGGACTACCACCATACTGTCTCTTACAGGATCATACTAGCTGTTATCGGTTCAGGTCTTGCGGTGTTTGTATCGGTCAGTGTAGTGGTGGTCCTGTTTATGATGAGGGAGAGACAAGAGAAGGCCGCAAGAAGCGTAGAGATTGAAGATGAAGGAACCAGTGACCAGCCAACCATCATAGCAGGGACTGTGTTTGTCGAGAATCTCAGACAGGCTGTAGATCTAGATGCTGTAGTCAAAGCCACTTTAAAGGATTCAAACAAAATCAACAATGGGACTTTCAGCACCAGTTACAAGGCAGTTATGCCTTCCGGATTGGTTTTGTCGGTAAAGAGACTGAAGTCGATGGATAGGACCATAGTTCATCATCAAAACAAGATGATTAGAGAGCTGGAAAGACTAAGCAAGCTTTGTCATGATAATCTCGTACATCCTATTGGTTTCGTCATCTATGAAGATGTCGCTCTTCTGTTACATCATTATTTACCAAATGGAACACTTGCACAACTTCTTCACGAATCGTCGAAGCAGTCAGAGTATCAGCCAGACTGGCCCAGAAGACTATCAATAGCCATTGGAGTAGCAGAAGGATTGGCTTTTCTCCATCATGTGGCTGTTATCCACCTTGATATATCTTCGAGCAATGTACTTTTAGATGCGGACTTTAAGCCATTGGTTGGGGAGATTGAAATATCAAAGCTCTTAGATCCATCCAAAGGTACTGCAAGTATTAGCGCTGTTGCTGGTTCCTTCGGCTACATTCCCCCAG AATACGCATATACAATGCAAGTCACCGCTCCAGGAAATGTGTATAGCTATGGTGTGGTGTTGCTTGAGATCCTCACCACACGATTGCCAGTGGATGAGGATTTTGGGGAAGGAGTAGACTTAGTGAAATGGGTTCATGGTGCTCGAGCAAGAGGGGAGACCCCTGAGCAGATACTTGATGCAAGGCTTAGCACGGTTTCCTTTGGGTGGAGGAGAGAAATGCTTGCAGCTCTGAAGGTAGCTTTACTC